From Schizosaccharomyces pombe strain 972h- genome assembly, chromosome: II, the proteins below share one genomic window:
- the irs1 gene encoding isoleucine--tRNA(Ile) ligase Irs1 yields the protein MSFNVPKEEEKIVEFWREIDAFHTQLKLSQGRPTYTFFDGPPFATGRPHHGHLLASTIKDSVTRYACLKGYHVERRFGWDTHGLPVEHEIDKKLGITGSDDVMAMGIDKYNAECRKIVMTYASEWRATVERLGRWIDFDNDYKTLYPSFMESVWWVFKELHTKGKVYRGYRVMPYSTACTTPLSNFEAQQNYKEVPDPAIVVAFQSISDPEVSFLAWTTTPWTLPSNLALAVHPDLQYIKILDKDSNKKYILMESCLGILYKNPKKANFEILERFQGKALDGQKYEPLFPYFKSTFGERAFKLYSADYVEEGSGTGIVHQAPAFGEADYDAAWAAGIIDADHQPPCPVDEQGLLTSEITDFAGQYVKDADKEIIRSLKASGHLVKHSQIFHSYPFCWRSDTPLIYRAVPSWFVRVKEITNEMVENVMSTHWVPQNIRDKRFANWLKNARDWNISRNRYWGTPIPLWVSDDYEEVVCIGSIKELEELSGVSNITDIHRDSIDHITIPSKKGKGTLHRVSEVFDCWFESGSMPYASRHYPFERIEEFKHGFPADFISEGVDQTRGWFYTLTVLGTLLFDKAPYKNVIVSGLVMAEDGKKMSKRLKNYPEPNLIIEKYGSDALRLYLINSPVVRAEILKFKEDGVREVVTRVLIPWWNSYKFFEAQAALYKKVTGKDFVFDDAATLSSNVMDRWILARCQSLIGFVDEEMKQYRLYTVVPQLLGLIEEMTNWYIRFNRRRLKGEDGEIETINALNVLFEVLFTLVRIMGPFTPFITENIYQHLRNYMPIDKNEISLRSVHFLPFPTYKSELDDETVLRRVKRMQTIIELARYVREQNNISLKTPLKTLIVILTNEEYLEDAKLLERYIAEELNVREVVFTSNEEKYGVVYSVQADWPVLGKKLRKDMARVKKALPNVTSEEVKEFQKNKKMVLDGIELVEGDLQIIRSVEVKNEFLKSNTDGICIVLLDIEIDAQLQAEGLAREVINRVQRLRKKSNLQVTDDVRMTYKIKNDTIGLESAVDSNEALFSKVLRRPIEKETGADESNIIASEEQDVQGATFLLSLLRL from the coding sequence ATGTCGTTTAACGTTCCtaaagaagaggaaaaaatcGTTGAGTTTTGGCGCGAAATCGATGCGTTCCATACTCAGTTAAAACTTTCTCAAGGTCGTCCTACTTATACATTTTTCGATGGACCTCCATTCGCTACCGGTCGTCCTCATCATGGTCATCTTTTGGCTTCTACCATTAAGGATAGTGTCACCCGTTATGCTTGCTTGAAGGGTTATCACGTCGAGCGTAGATTCGGTTGGGATACACATGGACTTCCTGTTGAGCATGAAATCGACAAAAAGTTGGGTATTACTGGAAGTGATGATGTTATGGCTATGGGTATTGACAAATACAATGCCGAATGTCGTAAAATTGTCATGACTTATGCATCCGAATGGCGTGCAACAGTTGAAAGACTGGGCCGTTGGATTGATTTTGATAACGATTATAAAACGTTGTATCCTTCTTTCATGGAAAGTGTTTGGTGGGTTTTCAAAGAGTTGCAtacaaaaggaaaagtttACCGCGGATATCGTGTTATGCCTTACTCGACTGCATGTACAACACCTTTGAGTAACTTTGAAGCTCAACAAAACTATAAGGAAGTCCCAGATCCGGCTATTGTTGTTGCCTTTCAATCCATTAGTGATCCTGAAGTTTCTTTCTTAGCTTGGACTACTACTCCATGGACCTTGCCTTCTAACCTTGCTTTGGCTGTTCACCCTGACTTACAGtacataaaaattttggacaAGGATTCTAATAAGAAATATATCCTTATGGAGAGCTGCCTTGGCATCCTTTACAAGAACCCAAAAAAGGCgaactttgaaattttggaacGTTTCCAAGGAAAGGCCTTGGATGGTCAAAAGTATGAACCTCTCTTCCCTTATTTCAAGAGCACTTTTGGCGAAAGAgcatttaaattatattctGCTGACTACGTTGAAGAAGGCAGTGGTACTGGTATCGTCCATCAAGCTCCTGCTTTTGGTGAAGCAGATTATGACGCTGCTTGGGCTGCTGGCATCATCGATGCTGATCACCAACCTCCTTGCCCTGTTGATGAGCAAGGTTTGCTTACTTCGGAAATCACAGACTTCGCTGGCCAATATGTTAAAGACGCAGATAAGGAAATTATCCGCTCCTTGAAAGCATCTGGCCATTTGGTTAAGCATAGTCAAATTTTCCATAGTTATCCATTTTGCTGGCGTTCCGATACACCTCTAATTTATCGTGCCGTTCCCAGTTGGTTTGTTCGCGTGAAGGAGATCACTAATGAGATGGTTGAAAATGTCATGAGCACTCACTGGGTCCCTCAAAACATTCGTGATAAACGTTTTGCGAATTGGTTGAAGAATGCTCGTGACTGGAACATTTCCCGTAACAGATACTGGGGTACCCCTATCCCACTTTGGGTTAGTGATGACTACGAAGAAGTCGTTTGCATTGGTTCCATTAAGGAGCTTGAAGAACTTTCCGGCGTTTCTAATATTACAGACATTCATCGTGACAGTATTGATCATATCACTATTCCTTctaaaaaaggtaaaggAACATTGCATCGTGTCAGTGAAGTATTTGACTGTTGGTTTGAATCTGGCAGCATGCCTTATGCTTCTCGTCATTACCCTTTCGAAAGAATTGAGGAATTCAAGCATGGCTTCCCTGCTGACTTTATTTCCGAGGGTGTTGATCAAACCCGTGGATGGTTTTATACTTTAACTGTTTTGGGAACTTTGTTATTCGACAAAGCACCttataaaaatgtaattgTTAGTGGTCTGGTAATGGCTGAGGatggtaaaaaaatgtcCAAACGTCTTAAAAATTACCCTGAACCAAATCTCatcattgaaaaatatgGTTCTGATGCCCTTCGTTTGTATCTCATCAACTCTCCAGTTGTTCGTGCTGAGATTCTTAAATTTAAGGAAGATGGTGTAAGAGAAGTTGTTACTAGAGTTTTGATTCCTTGGTGGAACAGTTATAAGTTTTTTGAGGCGCAAGCTGCTCTTTACAAGAAGGTTACTGGTAAAGACTTTGTTTTCGATGATGCTGCCACTTTGAGTTCCAATGTAATGGATCGCTGGATTTTAGCTCGTTGCCAGAGCTTGATTGGATTTgttgatgaagaaatgaaacaatACCGTTTGTACACCGTGGTCCCTCAACTTCTCGGTTTAATTGAGGAGATGACTAACTGGTATATCCGGTTTAACAGACGTCGTTTGAAGGGTGAAGATGGTGAAATTGAAACTATTAATGCTTTGAACGTTTTGTTTGAAGTCTTGTTCACGTTAGTTCGTATTATGGGCCCATTCACCCCTTTCATTACTGAAAACATTTATCAACACCTTAGAAACTACATGCCTATTgacaaaaatgaaatttcacTTCGTTCAGTTCATTTCCTTCCTTTCCCTACTTACAAGTCTGAGCTTGATGATGAAACTGTTTTACGCCGTGTTAAGCGTATGCAAACTATTATCGAATTGGCGCGTTATGTTCGTGAGCagaataatatttctttgaagACTCCCTTAAAAACCCTTATTGTTATTCTCACTAACGAAGAATACTTGGAAGATGCTAAGCTCTTAGAAAGATATATTGCAGAGGAGCTTAACGTCCGTGAAGTAGTTTTCACCTCCAATGAAGAGAAGTATGGAGTCGTATACAGCGTTCAAGCAGATTGGCCTGTTTTGGGTAAGAAGCTTCGCAAAGATATGGCTCGTGTTAAGAAGGCTCTACCAAATGTTACTTCTGAGGAAGTTAAAGAGTTTCAGAAGAACAAGAAAATGGTTTTGGATGGTATCGAACTTGTCGAGGGAGATTTACAAATTATTCGTTCTGTGGAGGTTAAGAAcgagtttttgaaatcgAACACTGATGGCATCTGTATTGTTTTATTAGATATAGAGATCGATGCTCAGTTGCAAGCTGAAGGTTTGGCTCGCGAAGTTATCAACCGTGTTCAACGTTTGCGCAAGAAGAGCAATTTACAAGTTACGGACGATGTTCGTATGacttataaaataaaaaacgatACTATTGGTCTCGAATCTGCTGTAGATTCCAATGAAGCCTTATTTTCGAAGGTATTGAGAAGACCCATCGAAAAGGAAACTGGTGCTGACGAGTCAAACATAATTGCTTCCGAAGAACAAGACGTGCAAGGAGCTACCTTCCTTCTCAGTCTTCTTAGGCTATAG
- the sfc9 gene encoding transcription factor TFIIIC complex subunit Sfc9, which produces MGKDVALDFLPSSLYSCTCSCDGKLAFCDSEKVQILVPSTEANTPKFMKALAYLDDVEDELPNCQMLAPNELRLGDLTPSVISRYVVWSPTGLADNYDPLLTVLTNRHRVYFFSSSSRVLHQKWTCVAQMSTHLPSDPLELCRIHSVAWSPLVSLPSSSPWGVCLFALGAESGHVHLSIMSHSSTPFFKSFDLNCSWVVQLSFSSWNVVGDSATCLLSCSSRNGEIRILKIAISSHSDTFDTAMQELPFSLDYRPFSPLLAWSSPLANVEYLALVYPGHLFAFRYDKSLGKFCSFLNHNLLSLCSPSGVLFGHNDIDTIYVYILTHSGTLETFSLLDNSISMLDSPERHVLEKFLNNHLQNYGSVSDDSIKTLKIHGFCPSPYLSSAALHFSISYPASFTYVVTAAERSYFNFIPSLFSKSVFSHMITSSLNNLCVAPSAGCLLEISLMNDTLKEKTDIFTMLTNSLSSFLVTDYDFFLELKHLIDISSLSNLYLDSSLNAMRLLYGWSVYKQKALDATLLNSLRYRLTLYIMLYTLSQISLDPSYLTSDCKAVLRNFVSFTYKELAEVPIAMEVANEIAKSLEVSSDFSETCPACEATVQFNNTSLATCDNGHVWRRCSVTMLLLSQKAAKYCAVCNSIVAIFNPSQTKCLLADLQNELSICFYCGGHFLVS; this is translated from the exons ATGGGAAAGGATGTAGCATTGGATTTTCTTCCATCAAGCTTGTATAGCTGTACTTGTTCTTGCGATGGAAAATTGGCTTTTTGCGATTCAGAAAAAGTCCAAATCTTG GTACCTTCAACTGAAGCCAATACGCCTAAGTTTATGAAGGCGCTAGCCTATTTAGATGATGTGGAAGATGAACTACCAAATTGCCAAATGCTTGCTC CTAATGAGCTTCGTTTAGGAGATCTAACTCCAAGTGTCATAAGCCGCTATGTGGTCTGGTCGCCAACAGGTCTCGCAGACAATTACGA TCCATTGTTAACTGTTTTAACTAATCGTCATCGTgtgtatttcttttcttcatctaGTCGCGTTCTCCATCAAAAATGGACTTGCGTGGCACAAATGAGTACTCACTTACCTTCCGATCCTTTGGAACTTTGCCGAATTCATAGCGTTGCATGGTCGCCTTTGGTAAGTCTTCCTTCATCTTCACCTTGGGGCGTGTGTTTGTTTGCACTTGGTGCAGAGTCGGGTCATGTCCATCTCTCTATTATGTCACATTCATCTACCCCATTTTTCAAGtcttttgatttgaatTGCTCATGGGTAGTTCAGTTATCATTCTCCAGCTGGAATGTGGTTGGGGATTCAGCTACCTGTTTGCTATCGTGTTCTTCTCGGAATGGAGAAATCcgaattttaaaaatagcTATTAGCTCTCATTCTGACACTTTTGATACCGCTATGCAAGAGCTACCTTTCTCGTTGGACTATAGACCGTTTTCTCCTCTGCTAGCCTGGTCATCTCCATTAGCCAATGTTGAATACCTTGCGTTAGTTTATCCTGGCCATTTATTTGCATTTCGGTATGACAAGTCATTAGGGAAGTTTTGCTCTTTTTTGAACCATAATCTTTTGTCCCTTTGCTCTCCTTCTGGAGTGTTGTTTGGTCATAACGACATTGATACCATATATGTTTACATCTTGACACATTCTGGAACTTTAGAGACTTTTTCCTTGTTGGATAATTCAATATCGATGTTGGACTCACCAGAGAGACATGtgcttgaaaaatttttgaacaatCACTTGCAAAATTATGGCTCTGTTTCAGATGATTCAATAAAGACCCTTAAAATCCATGGCTTTTGCCCTTCTCCTTACTTATCCTCTGCTGCTCTCCACTTTAGTATATCGTACCCGGCCTCATTTACTTACGTTGTAACAGCAGCTGAACGaagttattttaatttcattccatctcttttttcaaaatccgTTTTTTCACACATGATTACTTCTTCACTTAATAACCTATGTGTAGCACCTTCAGCCGGTTGTTTACtcgaaatttctttaatgaaTGACacattaaaagaaaaaacgGATATTTTTACAATGCTTACAAATTCCTTATCAAGTTTTTTAGTTACGGattatgattttttccTTGAGCTAAAGCATCTTATAGATATATCCtctctttcaaatttgtaTTTAGACTCTTCATTGAATGCAATGAGACTTTTATATGGTTGGAGCgtttataaacaaaaagcatTAGACGCTACTTTACTGAATTCTTTGAGATACCGATTAACCCTATACATTATGTTATATACACTTTCTCAGATATCTCTTGACCCCTCTTATCTAACTAGTGATTGCAAAGCTGTTTTAAGAAACTTTGTATCATTTACTTATAAAGAGTTGGCTGAGGTACCGATTGCAATGGAAGTAGCGAACGAGATAGCAAAAAGCTTGGAAGTTTCCTCAGATTTTAGTGAAACTTGCCCAGCATGTGAAGCTACAGTTCAATTCAATAATACATCATTAGCTACATGTGATAATGGACACGTCTGGAGACGTTGCTCAGTCACCATGCTACTTTTATCTCAAAAAGCTGCGAAATATTGTGCTGTGTGCAACAGTATAGTGGCCATTTTTAACCCTAGCCAAACCAAATGCTTACTTGCAGATCTTCAAAATGAGCTTTCTATTTGCTTCTATTGCGGTGGACATTTCTTGGTTTCGTAA
- the msl1 gene encoding U2 snRNP-associated protein Msl1, translating into MNQNTLYVNNLNDKINKNDLRTALYMLFSTYGTVVDIVALKTPKMRGQAHVVFFDPSAAAIAMKALKNFIFFGKEMKIQYAHSKSKIIERIVAENDSRGPLKRLRDEADLE; encoded by the exons ATGAATCAAAATACACTTTATGTGAATAATTTGaatgataaaattaataaaaatgatttaagAACAGCACTATATATGCTATTCTCCACTTATGGGACCGTGGTTGATATTGTCGCGTTGAAAACTCCCAAGATGAGAGGTCAAGCTCATGTTGTATTCTTTGATCCCTCTGCCGCTGCAATTGCGATGAAGgccttaaaaaatttcatattctTCGGAAAGGAAATG aaaattcaatacGCTCATTCGAAAAGTAAGATTATTGAAAGAATCGTCGCCGAAAATGACAGCAGAGGTCCTTTAAAACGGCTACGTGATGAAGCTGACCTTGAGTAA
- the rmt3 gene encoding ribosomal protein arginine N-methyltransferase Rmt3, whose translation MGSHSDSEVDWDNEEEVWEDEVHEFCCLFCDSTFTCLKDLWSHCKEAHNFDFYQVKQQNNLDFYACIKLVNYIRSQVKEGKTPDLDKLSDILRSDEYMISVLPDDSVLFSLGDELDSDFEDDNTLEIEVENPADVSKDAEIKKLKLQNQLLISQLEEIRKDKMNELTSQTTDQLSVTPKKADNDSYYFESYAGNDIHFLMLNDSVRTEGYRDFVYHNKHIFAGKTVLDVGCGTGILSMFCAKAGAKKVYAVDNSDIIQMAISNAFENGLADQITFIRGKIEDISLPVGKVDIIISEWMGYALTFESMIDSVLVARDRFLAPSGIMAPSETRLVLTATTNTELLEEPIDFWSDVYGFKMNGMKDASYKGVSVQVVPQTYVNAKPVVFARFNMHTCKVQDVSFTSPFSLIIDNEGPLCAFTLWFDTYFTTKRTQPIPEAIDEACGFTTGPQGTPTHWKQCVLLLRNRPFLQKGTRVEGTISFSKNKKNNRDLDISVHWNVNGKADSQSYVLN comes from the exons atggGCTCTCATAGTGATTCAGAGGTTGACTGGGATAATGAAG AGGAAGTTTGGGAGGATGAGGTACATGAATTTTGTTGCTTGTTTTGCGATTCTACCTTTACCTGTTTAAAAGACTTATGGAGTCATTGTAAAGAAG CACACAACTTTGACTTTTATCAAGTTAAGCAGCAGAATAATTTGGATTTCTATGCTTGCATTAAATTGGTAAATTACATTCGGTCTCAAGTCAAGGAAGGAAAAACACCAGATTTGGACAAACTTTCCGACATTTTACGGTCCGACGAATACATGATTTCTGTACTCCCTGACGACAGTGTACTCTTCTCGCTTGGCGATGAACTCGATTCAGATTTTGAGGACGACAATACTCTCGAAATTGAAGTAGAGAATCCAGCAGATGTTTCTAAAGATGcagaaataaagaaattaaagtTACAAAATCAACTTCTTATCTCTCAGCTTGAAGAAATTCgaaaagataaaatgaatgaattGACTAGTCAGACTACAGATCAGCTATCAGTTACCCCAAAGAAAGCAGATAACGATTCTTATTATTTCGAGTCTTACGCTGGAAATGATATTCATTTCCTTATGCTAAACGATTCTGTCCGGACCGAGGGATACCGTGACTTCGTTTATCATAATAAGCATATTTTTGCTGGAAAAACGGTTTTGGATGTAGGATGCGGTACTGGCATTTTATCCATGTTTTGCGCAAAGGCTGGCGCCAAGAAGGTTTATGCTGTGGACAACTCCGATATCATTCAAATGGCTATCTCAAatgcttttgaaaatggtCTTGCTGATcaaattacttttattcGTGGAAAAATCGAAGATATCAGTTTACCGGTTGGCAAGGTAGATATCATTATTTCGGAATGGATGGGCTATGCTCTAACGTTTGAGAGTATGATTGATTCCGTCCTTGTTGCCAGAGATCGCTTCCTTGCACCTTCTGGAATTATGGCACCGTCCGAGACACGATTGGTACTTACAGCTACCACAAACACTGAATTGTTAGAAGAACCTATTGATTTCTGGAGCGATGTGTATGGTTTCAAAATGAATGGCATGAAGGATGCTTCTTATAAAGGTGTTAGTGTACAAGTCGTTCCTCAAACTTATGTTAACGCCAAGCCTGTTGTTTTTGCAAGGTTTAATATGCATACGTGCAAAGTTCAAGATGTCAGTTTTACTTCCCCCTTCTCTCTAATTATAGACAACGAAGGACCGCTTTGTGCTTTCACTTTATGGTTTGATACGTATTTTACGACTAAGAGAACACAGCCTATTCCAGAAGCTATTGATGAAGCTTGTGGATTTACAACAGGCCCTCAAGGCACTCCTACTCATTGGAAACAATGCGTTTTGTTACTACGTAATCGTCCTTTCCTTCAAAAAGGCACTCGTGTTGAAGGAactatttccttttcaaaaaataaaaaaaacaatcgTGATTTGGACATTTCGGTTCACTGGAATGTAAATGGGAAAGCTGACTCTCAAAGCTACGTGTTGAATTAG
- the new15 gene encoding mitochondrial 54S ribosomal protein bL35m  — protein sequence MLVVFQRVVRATVLVGRKDTIRTVKTHSGAKKRWILTEDGKSFKRKHAGAQHLNRDTSSSTRARQRQWEEANTIQKRVLKRLLPFK from the coding sequence ATGTTAGTGGTATTTCAGCGCGTTGTGCGTGCAACAGTCTTGGTTGGCAGAAAGGATACCATTCGAACAGTGAAAACCCATTCCGGCGCTAAAAAGAGATGGATTCTTACAGAAGATGGTAAAAGCTTTAAGCGAAAGCACGCAGGTGCTCAACATTTGAACCGTGACACGTCTAGTTCAACGAGAGCTAGACAACGTCAATGGGAAGAAGCAAATACAATACAAAAACGAGTGTTAAAGAGGCTTCTTCCTTTTAAATGA
- the tac1 gene encoding cytochrome C oxidase subunit I translational activator, with product MNALNKIPFTRALYHFSRFRSFTTSGWIMSGHNKWSKIKHKKSANDQARSLQIGKLSQGIILAVRQEGANPELNMRLATLLESAKKISMPKSGIENAINRGLGTAGSEGSQVHFIEYEAMHPSGVGLIVEAVTDNRARAASSIKHILRNHGASLSTVKFLFSKKGKVEVNLPPEKRDSMKFEDVLDDAIEAGAEDIVNRPKEYIDEEDEGEFLILTEPSSLNQVAHHFRSKNYEIKDSRLIHIPLEETAIDVPAKDSVREDIQKLIDDLYENEDVMFIHLSILNSHFLPILDE from the exons ATGAatgctttaaataaaatacctTTCACAAGAGCGCTGTATCATTTTTCAAGGTTCCGATCATTCACGACTTCAGGATGGATTATGTCTGGGCATAACA AGTGGTCAAAAATTAAGCACAAAAAATCGGCGAATGACCAGGCAAGAAGTTTACAAATTGGAAA ACTTTCACAGGGAATCATTCTAGCAGTTCGACAAGAAGGTGCCAATCCTGAATTGAATATGCGGCTGGCGACACTACTAGAGAGTGCCAAGAAAATATCCATGCCGAAATCTggtattgaaaatgcaaTTAATCGAGGATTGGGTACGGCTGGAAGTGAAGGTTCGCAAGTTCATTTTATTGAGTATGAAGCAATGCATCCATCAGGAGTCGGTCTTATAGTTGAAGCGGTTACAGACAATCGAGCTCGAGCTGCTTCTTCAATCAAACATATTTTACGAAATCATGGGGCTTCTTTATCGACtgtcaaatttttgtttagcAAAAAGGGTAAGGTGGAAGTAAATCTTCCTCCAGAAAAACGAGATTCTAtgaaatttgaagatgTTCTCGACGATGCTATTGAAGCTGGCGCAGAGGACATAGTCAATAGGCCCAAAGAGTACATAGacgaagaagatgaaggtgaatttttgattttaacCGAGCCCTCTAGTTTAAACCAGGTGGCTCATCATTTTCGATCTAAAAACTATGAAATCAAAGATTCTCGTTTAATCCATATTCCTCTGGAAGAAACGGCTATCGATGTACCTGCAAAAGATTCTGTCAGAGaagatattcaaaaattaatcgACGACTTGTATGAAAACGAGGATGTAATGTTCATTCATTTGAGTATACTGAATTCCCACTTTTTGCCTATTCTTGATGAATaa
- the shq1 gene encoding box H/ACA snoRNP assembly protein Shq1, whose translation MITPKFELRQDEEFVYLDVHTPYIKAKNVEIDAFNNEVNFCIAPYFLKLELPGNVLDDDRANASYDISSGFVHIKFPKETPGEVFPDLDLLTTLLVNQNKEPVKKPLIEEVEDTPSPSTSQNASKDEEKEVKIDWQNIHFDDPDFDWGLLQRLDDEKMQYTSTSQYGFNNQYSGLLKYNALVGNEINQIPEPERTPPSTRSEIRVQLEDEKFDAEHYMADFYDREMIDEILHYIPDYIGEFLLVQQGKSDRLLEFTSEEKEALAKLPKRSYLIDNPKNVYLCLVPLIFAYAYDNRTTLGDPTIESCWNIGTLSSTISCLDTNFLAIKDIFIACIRRSLAYPLYRNWDLALTCWKDTHAILSLGKRWILRVLLRIRNLFEHHDVYYIYNAIVLNDYAYWIQTANDNVLAALAYQVSECTITKEETNWPLEEIEANVQETIIASDEESESIEK comes from the exons ATGATCACtccaaaatttgaattgaGGCAGGATGAAGAATTTGTGTATTTAGATGTGCATACTCCGTATATAAAG GCTAAAAACGTTGAAATTGATGCTTTTAACAATGAAGTGAACTTTTGCATTGCACCTTATTTCCTTAA ACTAGAACTGCCTGGTAACGTTTTAGATGATGATCGGGCTAACGCTTCATACGATATTTCAAGTGGTTTTGTGCATATTAAATTTCCCAAGGAGACTCCTGGAGAAGTATTTCCAGACTTGGATTTACTAACTACTTTACTTGTAAACCAAAACAAAGAACCTGTCAAAAAGCCCTTAATCGAGGAAGTGGAAGATACCCCATCACCTTCAACTTCGCAAAATGCCAGCaaggatgaagaaaaagaggtTAAAATTGACTGGCAGAATATTCATTTCGATGATCCCGATTTCGATTGGGGCCTGTTGCAACGGTTAGATGATGAAAAG ATGCAGTACACATCTACGTCTCAATACGGTTTCAATAATCAGTATTCAGGACTGCTGAAGTATAATGCTTTGGttggaaatgaaattaatcaaattCCTGAACCAGAGCGAACTCCTCCTTCTACGAGAAGTGAAATACGTGTACAGctagaagatgaaaaatttgatgcTGAACATTATATGGCAGATTTTTATGACAGGGAGATGATCGATGAAATATTGCATTATATTCCTGATTATATTGGGGAATTTTTGCTGGTCCAACAAGGCAAATCCGACAGACTTTTAGAATTTACAAgcgaagaaaaagaagctttaGCCAAATTACCAAAGCGAAGCTACCTTATTGACAATCCGAAGAATGTTTATCTTTGTTTAGTTCCTTTGATTTTTGCATACGCATACGACAATAGGACTACTTTGGGTGATCCAACTATTGAATCATGTTGGAATATCGGAACACTTTCATCCACGATATCTTGTCTCGATACAAATTTCCTTGCAATCAAAGATATATTTATTGCATGTATTAGACGTTCGTTGGCATACCCTTTGTATAGAAATTGGGACCTTGCCCTCACTTGTTGGAAAGACACCCATGCGATTTTGAGCCTTGGAAAGCGTTGGATATTGAGAGTTTTACTTCGTATTCGAAACCTTTTTGAACATCACGATGTCTATTATATATACAACGCTATAGTACTAAACGATTATGCTTATTGGATACAGACAGCAAA TGATAATGTGCTAGCTGCATTAGCCTATCAAGTCTCAGAATGTACAATTACAAAAGAGGAAACAAATTGGCCGCTGGAAGAAATCGAAGCAAATGTACAAGAAACAATTATTGCTTCTGACGAGGAAAGCGAGTCCAtagagaaataa